From the Armatimonadota bacterium genome, one window contains:
- a CDS encoding energy transducer TonB, producing the protein MPQPPAGAAGGPSRGEPSPVLTPPVPVEQPPLHPVLRAVVVPGPGGMAAGQATVRGRVRVRLLVLADGTVAEVEVLISSGDPELDQAARQGLLRWRFLPARRDGVPVDAHLLLWVTFGE; encoded by the coding sequence GTGCCGCAGCCGCCGGCGGGTGCCGCCGGTGGACCGTCCCGCGGCGAACCCTCGCCCGTCCTCACTCCTCCCGTCCCGGTGGAGCAGCCGCCGCTGCACCCGGTGCTGCGGGCTGTGGTCGTACCGGGCCCGGGAGGGATGGCGGCCGGCCAGGCGACGGTCCGCGGGCGAGTCCGGGTGCGGCTTCTCGTCCTGGCCGACGGCACCGTTGCCGAGGTGGAGGTCCTCATCTCCTCCGGCGACCCGGAACTCGACCAGGCGGCGCGCCAGGGCCTGCTGCGCTGGCGCTTCCTCCCCGCCCGTCGCGACGGCGTTCCCGTCGATGCCCACCTTCTTCTCTGGGTCACCTTCGGTGAGTGA